A single region of the Nicotiana sylvestris chromosome 6, ASM39365v2, whole genome shotgun sequence genome encodes:
- the LOC138871961 gene encoding secreted RxLR effector protein 161-like encodes MDEPGSSVNETMYRGIVGSLLYLTASRPDIVFSVGLCVRFQSNPKESHLKVAKRILRYLKGARYADADYAGYLMDKKSTSGMVDMHDNYIAKKQQMHCTLVKG; translated from the exons atggatgaacctggttccTCTGTGAATGAGACCATGTATAGAGGTATCGTAGGGTCACTCCTATATCTCACAGCTAGCAGACCAGATATTGTTTTTAGTGTGGGTCTTTGTGTCAGGTTTCAATCTAATCCAAAGGAATCCCATCTAAAAGTAGCCAAGAGAAtcctgagatatctcaaaggggCACG GTATGCAGACGCTGACTATGCTGGGTATCTGATGGATAAGAAAAGCACTTCTGGCATG GTAGACATGCATGACAATTACATAGCAAAGAAGCAGCAAATGCATTGCACGTTGGTTAAAGGATGA